In a single window of the Caulobacter soli genome:
- a CDS encoding MaoC family dehydratase, producing the protein MGKTDPGNYFEDFRLGQVIAHATPRTITAGDVALYTALYGPRFSLFSSDVFAKACGLKLGAIDPLIAFHVVFGKTVPDISLNAVANLGYAEGRFHKVLTDGMTLSAKSEVIGLKENSNRKTGVVYVRTTGADEFGETVLSYVRWVMVRKRDPDAEIIDQHVPSLAQAVSADQLIAPEGLSFAKYDFSLAGAPHAFEDYAVGEKIDHVDGMVVEEAEAQMATRLWQNTAKVHFNQFERAKDPSGRRLVYGGVVISTAKALSFNGLQNAGLILAINGGRHVSPYFAGGTVFAWSEVLDKADLDHGIGALRLRLVASVDRPCADFPDKDETGAYAPGVILDFDYWAAVPKRG; encoded by the coding sequence TTGGGCAAGACCGATCCGGGGAACTATTTCGAGGACTTCAGGCTCGGCCAAGTCATCGCCCACGCGACGCCGCGAACGATCACGGCGGGCGACGTGGCGCTGTACACGGCGCTGTACGGACCGCGCTTTTCGCTGTTCTCGTCGGACGTGTTCGCCAAGGCTTGCGGCCTGAAGCTTGGCGCGATCGACCCCCTGATCGCTTTCCATGTCGTTTTCGGCAAGACCGTGCCGGATATCAGTCTGAACGCGGTCGCCAATCTAGGCTATGCCGAAGGCCGGTTTCACAAGGTGCTCACCGACGGCATGACGCTCAGCGCCAAGTCGGAAGTGATCGGCCTCAAGGAAAATTCCAACCGCAAGACCGGCGTCGTTTATGTCCGGACCACCGGCGCAGACGAGTTCGGAGAAACCGTCCTGAGCTATGTGCGCTGGGTGATGGTCCGCAAGCGTGACCCCGACGCCGAGATCATCGACCAGCACGTCCCGTCTCTGGCCCAGGCGGTGTCGGCGGATCAGCTGATCGCTCCCGAAGGCCTTTCGTTCGCCAAGTACGACTTCTCTCTTGCCGGCGCTCCCCATGCCTTCGAGGACTACGCGGTCGGCGAGAAGATCGACCATGTCGACGGCATGGTGGTCGAGGAGGCCGAGGCCCAGATGGCCACGCGGCTGTGGCAGAACACCGCCAAGGTCCACTTCAACCAGTTCGAGCGCGCTAAAGATCCTTCAGGACGGCGGCTGGTCTATGGCGGTGTGGTGATCTCCACGGCCAAGGCCCTGTCGTTCAACGGCCTGCAGAACGCCGGCCTGATCCTGGCGATCAATGGCGGGCGTCACGTCAGTCCCTATTTCGCCGGCGGCACGGTGTTCGCCTGGAGCGAGGTGCTGGACAAGGCCGACCTGGATCACGGGATCGGCGCCCTGCGTTTGCGGCTGGTGGCGAGCGTCGACCGGCCCTGCGCCGACTTCCCCGACAAGGATGAGACCGGCGCCTATGCGCCCGGCGTTATCCTCGATTTCGACTATTGGGCGGCGGTTCCGAAACGTGGCTGA
- the mdh gene encoding malate dehydrogenase, producing the protein MARAKIALIGAGMIGGTLAHIAAREELGDILLFDIAEGTPQGKALDIAEASAVFGKDITLKGVNDYVDIAGADVCIVTAGVPRKPGMSRDDLLGINLKVMKAVGEGIKAHAPNAFVICITNPLDAMVWALQQFSGLPKEKVIGMAGVLDSARFAYFLAEKTGVSVEDIHAWTLGGHGDDMVPMVRHSTVGGLPLPELVKQGWLSQDELDGIVKRTRGGGGEIVALLKTGSAFYAPAESAIAMATSYLKDKKRVLPCATFLTGQYGLDGLYVGVPVVIGAGGAERVIEFETNDEEKAMFAKSVESVQGLMEACKAIDSSLV; encoded by the coding sequence ATGGCTCGCGCGAAGATCGCCCTCATCGGCGCCGGCATGATCGGCGGCACCCTGGCCCACATCGCCGCGCGCGAAGAGCTGGGCGACATCCTGCTGTTCGACATCGCCGAAGGCACCCCGCAGGGCAAGGCGCTCGACATCGCCGAAGCCTCGGCCGTGTTCGGCAAGGACATCACCCTGAAGGGCGTCAACGACTACGTCGACATCGCGGGCGCCGACGTCTGCATCGTCACCGCCGGCGTGCCGCGCAAGCCGGGTATGAGCCGCGACGACCTGCTGGGCATCAACCTGAAGGTCATGAAGGCCGTCGGTGAAGGCATCAAGGCCCACGCTCCGAACGCCTTCGTCATCTGCATCACCAACCCGCTCGACGCGATGGTCTGGGCCCTGCAGCAGTTCTCGGGCCTGCCCAAGGAAAAGGTCATCGGCATGGCCGGCGTCCTGGACTCGGCGCGCTTCGCCTACTTCCTGGCCGAAAAGACCGGCGTGTCGGTCGAAGACATCCACGCCTGGACCCTGGGCGGCCACGGCGACGACATGGTGCCGATGGTCCGTCACTCGACCGTCGGCGGCCTGCCGCTGCCGGAACTGGTCAAGCAAGGCTGGCTGTCGCAGGACGAGCTCGACGGCATCGTCAAGCGCACCCGCGGCGGCGGCGGCGAGATCGTCGCCCTGCTGAAGACCGGCTCGGCCTTCTACGCCCCGGCTGAATCGGCCATCGCCATGGCCACCAGCTACCTGAAGGACAAGAAGCGCGTCCTGCCGTGCGCCACCTTCCTGACCGGCCAGTACGGCCTGGACGGCCTCTATGTCGGCGTGCCGGTCGTGATCGGCGCCGGCGGCGCGGAACGCGTCATCGAGTTCGAAACCAACGACGAGGAAAAGGCGATGTTCGCCAAGTCCGTCGAGTCGGTTCAGGGCCTGATGGAAGCCTGCAAGGCGATCGACAGCTCGCTGGTCTAA
- a CDS encoding CBS domain-containing protein, with translation MKVSDAMTSQVSTAAPTDTVRKVAQVMAHVETGAVPIVEGGKVVGLVTDRDIVLRVVAEGRSFDSPISEAMSEGEVQSVKEDDILADATAKMANHQIRRLVVLNDAGNLTGILSLGDVAKDYGAKQVGKTLEEISAEPADAAAQ, from the coding sequence ATGAAAGTCAGCGACGCGATGACCAGCCAGGTCTCCACCGCCGCCCCCACCGACACCGTGCGCAAGGTCGCCCAGGTGATGGCCCATGTCGAAACCGGCGCCGTGCCGATCGTCGAGGGCGGCAAGGTGGTCGGCCTGGTCACCGACCGCGACATCGTCCTGCGCGTGGTCGCCGAGGGCCGCAGCTTCGACAGCCCGATCTCGGAAGCCATGAGCGAGGGCGAGGTCCAGAGCGTCAAGGAAGACGACATCCTGGCCGACGCCACCGCCAAGATGGCCAACCATCAGATCCGCCGCCTGGTCGTCCTAAACGACGCTGGAAACCTGACCGGCATCCTGTCGCTGGGCGACGTGGCCAAGGACTACGGCGCCAAGCAGGTCGGCAAGACGCTGGAAGAGATCTCGGCCGAGCCGGCGGACGCGGCGGCGCAGTAG
- a CDS encoding DUF1993 domain-containing protein: MTLTIHQASVPVFVQGLKGLKGVLAKAAAHVETRKLDPDALLKARLFPDMFPLLRQVQIATDFAKGCAARLAGEEVPTWDDAETGFDDLIDRIDRAVAYVEGLDPAKFENAEDRDITLVRRGETSVVKGLAYLQTQAQPNFFFHLTTAYAILRKNGVEVGKKDYLGTA, translated from the coding sequence ATGACCCTCACCATCCACCAGGCCAGCGTGCCCGTCTTCGTCCAGGGCCTCAAAGGCCTGAAGGGCGTGCTGGCCAAGGCCGCCGCCCATGTCGAGACCCGCAAGCTGGACCCCGACGCCCTGCTGAAGGCGCGCCTCTTCCCCGACATGTTCCCGCTGCTGCGCCAGGTGCAGATCGCCACCGACTTCGCCAAGGGCTGCGCCGCGCGCCTGGCCGGCGAGGAGGTTCCGACCTGGGACGACGCCGAGACCGGTTTCGACGACCTGATCGACCGCATCGACCGCGCCGTCGCCTATGTCGAGGGCCTGGACCCGGCCAAGTTCGAGAACGCCGAGGACCGTGACATCACCCTGGTGCGCCGCGGCGAGACCAGCGTGGTCAAGGGCCTGGCCTATCTGCAGACCCAGGCCCAGCCGAACTTCTTCTTCCACCTGACCACCGCCTACGCGATCCTGCGCAAGAACGGCGTCGAGGTCGGCAAGAAGGACTATCTGGGCACGGCCTGA
- a CDS encoding FtsK/SpoIIIE family DNA translocase, whose product MARAARRSSVELVWDAVRYGWAQPWSARFRGGVICVVGAGLLLSVATYNAADPSLNAATGLPATNALGGAGAALADIVMQSMGLSGWVAAALMLVFGMSRVTQPDPAAHRRDLRVRALVGGLGLLALAGLLAAPPRPAAWPLAKGLGGFWGDGLLNGVAGILSFARLPGAHLIAALLLLIGAVVALGYAIGVRRIDPEAVGDLIHGLMQPRERATEPKPVAQPEQPARPRAPRKAPAPVVEVEPEAPVARKIAKPAKAAPPPVEEDDAFEPSFDVRPLAIAQPKVPGKSNAREQREQQKAFDFDAEGGFQLPELAMLAKPKPRSAEFDEEALRQNARLLESVLAEFGVRGQIDQIRPGPVVTMYELVPAAGTKTARVVALADDIARSMSVISCRVAVAQGRNAIGIEMPNSRRETVYLRDLLSSSDYDKATHILPMALGETIGGETYIADLAKMPHLLIAGTTGSGKSVGVNAMILSILYKLPPQKCRFIMIDPKMLELSVYDGIPHLLAPVVTDPKKAVVALKWTVREMEDRYRRMSKIGVRNIGGFNEKANEALEKGEHFERTVQTGFDDAGRPIYETEKIRPEPMPYLVVVIDEVADLMMVAGKDIEGAVQRLAQMARAAGIHLIMATQRPSVDVITGTIKANFPTRISFQVTSKIDARTILGEQGAEQLLGQGDMLYMAGGGRITRLHGPFVSDGEVEAVAKFLRDQGIPNYLEEVTAGGDEEQEEAIEGAFAGEGGANDLYDHAVAVVTRDRKASTSYIQRRLQIGYNRAASLMERMEKEGVVGAANHAGKREILAPPPPPM is encoded by the coding sequence ATGGCGCGAGCGGCGCGGCGATCGAGCGTTGAACTGGTCTGGGACGCGGTGCGGTACGGCTGGGCCCAGCCGTGGTCGGCGCGGTTCCGGGGCGGGGTGATCTGCGTGGTGGGCGCGGGCCTGCTGCTGTCGGTCGCCACCTACAACGCCGCCGATCCCAGCCTGAACGCCGCCACCGGCCTGCCGGCGACCAATGCGCTGGGCGGGGCCGGCGCGGCCCTGGCCGACATCGTCATGCAGTCGATGGGCCTGTCCGGCTGGGTCGCCGCGGCCTTGATGCTGGTGTTCGGCATGTCGCGCGTCACCCAGCCCGATCCGGCCGCCCATCGTCGCGACCTGCGCGTCCGCGCCCTGGTCGGCGGTCTGGGCCTGCTGGCCCTGGCCGGCCTGCTGGCCGCGCCGCCGCGCCCCGCCGCCTGGCCGCTGGCCAAGGGCCTGGGCGGGTTCTGGGGCGACGGCCTGCTGAACGGCGTGGCCGGGATCCTCAGCTTCGCCCGCCTGCCCGGCGCCCACCTGATCGCCGCCCTGCTGCTGCTGATCGGCGCGGTGGTGGCGCTGGGCTATGCGATCGGCGTGCGCCGCATCGATCCCGAGGCCGTCGGCGACCTGATCCACGGCCTGATGCAGCCGCGTGAGCGCGCGACCGAGCCCAAGCCGGTCGCCCAGCCGGAGCAGCCAGCCCGTCCCCGCGCGCCCCGCAAGGCACCCGCCCCGGTGGTCGAGGTCGAGCCCGAAGCCCCCGTCGCCCGCAAGATCGCCAAGCCGGCCAAGGCCGCGCCGCCGCCGGTCGAGGAAGACGACGCCTTCGAGCCCAGCTTCGACGTCCGCCCCCTGGCCATCGCCCAGCCCAAGGTTCCGGGCAAGTCTAACGCCCGCGAACAGCGCGAACAGCAGAAAGCCTTCGACTTCGACGCCGAAGGCGGCTTCCAGCTGCCCGAGCTGGCCATGCTGGCCAAGCCCAAGCCGCGCTCGGCCGAGTTCGACGAGGAGGCCCTGCGCCAGAACGCCCGCCTGCTGGAGAGCGTGCTGGCCGAGTTCGGCGTGCGCGGCCAGATCGACCAGATTCGCCCCGGCCCCGTGGTCACCATGTACGAGCTGGTGCCGGCCGCCGGCACCAAGACCGCCCGGGTCGTGGCCCTGGCCGACGACATCGCCCGCTCCATGAGCGTGATCTCGTGCCGCGTGGCCGTGGCCCAGGGCCGCAACGCCATCGGCATCGAGATGCCCAACTCGCGCCGCGAGACGGTCTATCTGCGCGACCTGCTGTCGTCGTCCGACTACGACAAGGCCACCCACATCCTGCCCATGGCCCTGGGCGAGACGATCGGCGGCGAGACCTACATCGCCGACCTGGCCAAGATGCCCCACCTGCTGATCGCGGGCACCACCGGCTCGGGCAAGTCGGTCGGCGTCAACGCCATGATCCTGTCGATCCTCTACAAGCTGCCGCCCCAGAAGTGCCGCTTCATCATGATCGACCCGAAGATGCTGGAACTCAGCGTCTATGACGGCATCCCACACCTGCTGGCCCCGGTCGTCACCGATCCGAAGAAGGCCGTGGTGGCGTTGAAGTGGACCGTGCGCGAGATGGAAGACCGCTATCGCCGGATGTCCAAGATCGGCGTGCGCAACATCGGCGGCTTCAATGAGAAGGCCAACGAGGCGCTGGAGAAGGGCGAGCACTTCGAGCGGACCGTCCAGACCGGCTTCGACGACGCCGGCCGCCCGATCTATGAGACCGAGAAGATCCGCCCCGAGCCCATGCCCTATCTGGTGGTGGTCATCGACGAGGTCGCCGACCTGATGATGGTGGCCGGCAAGGACATCGAAGGCGCCGTCCAGCGCCTGGCCCAGATGGCCCGCGCCGCCGGCATCCACCTGATCATGGCCACCCAGCGCCCGTCGGTCGACGTCATCACCGGCACCATCAAGGCCAACTTCCCGACCCGGATCAGCTTCCAGGTCACCAGCAAGATCGACGCCCGCACCATCCTGGGCGAGCAGGGCGCCGAGCAGCTGCTGGGCCAGGGCGACATGCTGTACATGGCCGGCGGCGGGCGGATCACCCGCCTGCATGGTCCCTTTGTCTCCGACGGCGAGGTCGAGGCCGTGGCCAAGTTCCTGCGCGACCAGGGCATCCCCAACTACCTGGAAGAAGTCACCGCCGGCGGCGACGAGGAACAGGAAGAGGCTATCGAGGGTGCCTTCGCCGGCGAGGGCGGGGCCAACGACCTCTACGACCACGCCGTGGCGGTGGTCACCCGCGACCGCAAGGCCTCGACCAGCTACATCCAGCGCCGCCTGCAGATCGGTTACAACCGCGCCGCCTCGCTGATGGAGCGGATGGAGAAGGAAGGCGTCGTCGGCGCCGCCAACCACGCCGGCAAGCGCGAGATCCTGGCGCCGCCACCGCCGCCGATGTGA
- a CDS encoding LolA family protein, producing the protein MTTTTPTRRLILAAAGFGLAATISGQALAAAQPQAASLSAEDQALVDKATAYIQNLGSAKGRFVQTDARGTQTQGTFYLQRPGKARFAYDGPNGLLVVSNGSAVNIFDSRLKTFESYPLSRTPLTLLLAREVRLDRGVRVTGVRKLSDGFSINAVDAKKETRGRIELNFSNGPDLIGWTVTDAKGAETRVRLVDFEKTSGLDPKLFVLTDPRRRVGKP; encoded by the coding sequence ATGACCACCACGACCCCGACCCGCCGCCTGATCCTCGCCGCCGCCGGCTTCGGCCTGGCCGCCACGATCAGCGGGCAAGCCCTCGCCGCCGCCCAGCCGCAGGCCGCGTCCCTGTCGGCCGAGGACCAGGCCCTGGTCGACAAGGCCACGGCCTATATCCAGAACCTGGGCTCGGCCAAGGGCCGCTTCGTCCAGACCGACGCCCGCGGGACCCAGACGCAGGGGACCTTCTACCTGCAGCGCCCCGGCAAGGCCCGCTTCGCCTATGACGGCCCCAACGGCCTGCTGGTCGTCAGCAACGGCAGCGCGGTCAACATCTTCGACAGCCGCCTGAAGACCTTCGAGAGCTATCCGCTGAGCCGCACGCCCCTGACCCTGCTGCTGGCTCGCGAGGTTCGGCTGGATCGCGGCGTGCGGGTCACCGGCGTGCGCAAGCTGTCGGACGGCTTTTCGATCAACGCCGTCGACGCCAAGAAGGAAACCCGTGGCCGCATCGAGCTGAACTTCAGCAACGGCCCCGACCTGATCGGCTGGACCGTCACCGACGCCAAGGGCGCGGAGACCCGCGTGCGGCTGGTGGACTTCGAAAAGACCTCGGGCCTGGATCCGAAACTCTTCGTCCTTACCGATCCAAGGCGTCGAGTCGGCAAGCCTTAG
- a CDS encoding exodeoxyribonuclease III — translation MRLRIATWNVNSVRLRAEQVARFVDEQAPDVLCLQEIKCQEAEFPREAFVAAGLPHLKIAGQKGWHGVAIASRLPFEDVPTLMNCREGHARCVAVKVAGVDIQNFYIPAGGDTPDRVGNPKFDHKLDFYETLTAALKKRDPKDPLIVTGDLNIAPGENDVWSHRQMLKVVSHTPAELEAFDAMVKSMDLLDLPRLTTPEPEKLFSWWSYRAADFRKSNRGLRLDHILASPGLRDAAFVDGKVSAKVHDTVREWERPSDHAPVTADLLV, via the coding sequence ATGCGCCTCCGTATCGCCACCTGGAACGTCAACTCCGTCCGCCTGCGCGCCGAGCAGGTCGCCCGCTTCGTCGACGAGCAGGCGCCTGATGTCCTGTGCCTGCAGGAGATCAAGTGCCAGGAGGCCGAGTTTCCGCGTGAAGCCTTCGTCGCCGCCGGCCTGCCGCACCTGAAGATCGCCGGACAAAAGGGCTGGCACGGAGTGGCCATCGCCTCACGCCTGCCGTTCGAGGACGTCCCGACCCTGATGAACTGCCGCGAGGGCCATGCCCGCTGCGTGGCGGTCAAGGTGGCCGGCGTCGACATCCAGAACTTCTATATCCCGGCCGGCGGCGACACGCCCGACCGCGTCGGCAATCCGAAGTTCGACCACAAGCTGGACTTCTACGAGACCCTGACCGCCGCCCTGAAGAAGCGCGATCCCAAGGACCCGCTGATCGTCACCGGCGACCTCAATATCGCGCCCGGCGAGAACGACGTCTGGAGCCACCGCCAGATGCTGAAGGTCGTCAGCCACACCCCGGCCGAGCTCGAAGCCTTCGACGCCATGGTCAAGTCGATGGATCTGCTGGACCTGCCGCGCCTGACCACGCCCGAGCCGGAAAAGCTGTTTTCCTGGTGGAGCTACCGCGCCGCCGACTTCCGCAAATCCAACCGCGGCCTGCGCCTGGACCATATCCTGGCCAGCCCCGGCCTGCGCGACGCGGCGTTTGTCGACGGCAAGGTCAGCGCGAAGGTCCACGATACGGTGCGCGAGTGGGAGCGTCCCAGCGACCACGCGCCGGTGACGGCGGACCTGCTGGTTTAG
- a CDS encoding FABP family protein, translated as MIDFPDDIFTEPADVDPDTLANLGPLRRLAGVWEGRKGVDLNPKADGPERRDFLERIEMQPIDPQANGPQLLYGLRYHVHIVASDEDTTFHDQVGYWLWEPATGLIMQTLAIPRAQVALAKGQAAPDGSGLTIRADRGGPGYGICSTDFLEWAFRTDSYELDVRFEADGGWSYVSTTMLQVRGRAAPFRHIDRNTLHKVAEPRPNPSARIAAGEATLVQAHGFTTFGPEDFEVS; from the coding sequence ATGATCGACTTTCCCGACGACATCTTCACCGAACCGGCGGATGTGGATCCCGACACCCTGGCCAATCTGGGTCCGCTGCGGCGGCTGGCCGGCGTCTGGGAAGGCCGCAAGGGCGTCGATCTCAATCCCAAGGCCGACGGCCCCGAGCGGCGCGACTTCCTCGAGCGCATCGAGATGCAGCCGATCGATCCCCAGGCCAACGGACCACAGCTGCTCTACGGCCTGCGCTATCACGTCCACATCGTCGCTTCGGACGAGGACACCACCTTCCATGACCAGGTCGGTTACTGGCTGTGGGAGCCGGCCACCGGCCTGATCATGCAGACCCTGGCCATCCCCCGCGCCCAGGTGGCCCTGGCCAAGGGCCAGGCCGCGCCGGACGGGTCGGGCCTCACGATCCGGGCCGATCGGGGCGGGCCCGGCTATGGCATCTGCTCGACCGACTTCCTGGAATGGGCGTTCCGCACCGACTCCTACGAGCTGGACGTGCGTTTCGAGGCCGATGGCGGGTGGTCCTATGTCTCGACGACCATGCTGCAGGTCCGAGGCCGCGCCGCGCCCTTCCGGCACATCGACCGCAACACCCTGCACAAGGTCGCCGAGCCGCGCCCCAACCCCTCGGCGCGGATCGCGGCGGGCGAGGCCACGCTGGTTCAGGCCCACGGCTTCACCACGTTCGGCCCTGAAGATTTCGAGGTCAGTTGA
- the dnaQ gene encoding DNA polymerase III subunit epsilon, producing the protein MAREIILDTETTGFDPKTGDRLVEIGCIEVVDFMPTGRSFHEYCDPLRDMPAEAQKVHGLSSEFLTGKPKFHEIADRFLEFVGDSPVIAHNAAFDRSFVNFELEKCGRPPIVEASWVDTLAMAKKRFPGMYNSLDALCKRFKISLDSRDKHGALIDAHLLAEVYLELQGGKERALELTAVVAVNAVSAARAGSYGARPRPLAPRSTEAEREVHLAFIQKNFKDKAVWIQFGVGVPAEG; encoded by the coding sequence ATGGCGCGGGAAATCATCCTCGATACCGAAACCACCGGTTTTGACCCCAAGACCGGCGACCGGCTGGTCGAAATCGGCTGCATCGAAGTGGTCGACTTCATGCCCACGGGCCGGTCGTTCCACGAATATTGCGACCCGCTGCGCGACATGCCGGCCGAGGCCCAGAAGGTTCACGGCCTGTCGTCGGAGTTCCTGACCGGCAAGCCGAAGTTCCACGAGATCGCCGACCGGTTCCTGGAATTCGTCGGCGACAGCCCAGTCATCGCCCACAACGCCGCCTTCGACCGCAGCTTCGTCAATTTCGAGCTGGAGAAGTGCGGCCGCCCCCCGATTGTCGAAGCCAGCTGGGTCGACACCTTGGCCATGGCCAAGAAGCGTTTTCCGGGCATGTACAACTCGCTCGACGCGCTGTGTAAGCGGTTCAAGATCAGCCTCGACAGCCGCGACAAGCACGGCGCCCTGATCGACGCCCACTTGCTGGCCGAGGTCTATCTCGAACTGCAAGGCGGCAAGGAACGGGCGCTGGAGCTGACCGCCGTGGTCGCCGTCAACGCCGTCTCGGCCGCCCGCGCCGGCTCGTACGGCGCCAGGCCCCGGCCGCTGGCCCCACGCTCGACCGAGGCGGAGCGCGAGGTCCACCTGGCCTTCATCCAGAAGAACTTCAAGGACAAGGCCGTCTGGATCCAGTTTGGCGTCGGGGTTCCGGCCGAAGGCTGA
- the coaE gene encoding dephospho-CoA kinase (Dephospho-CoA kinase (CoaE) performs the final step in coenzyme A biosynthesis.): MIIVGLTGSIGMGKSTTSTMFQDEGVPVYDADAAVHALYASGGAAVGPVEAAFPGVVVDGAIDRTKLSAAVVGNSEALAALESIVHPLVGAHRIGFFEDARDQGADIVVLDIPLLFETGGERKVDKVVVVSAPADLQRERVLARPGMDVAKFEAILARQTPDAEKRARADFVIDTGRGLDAARDQVRDILTRLRSAAPLEGRGEQAH, translated from the coding sequence ATGATCATCGTCGGCCTGACCGGTTCCATCGGCATGGGCAAGTCGACCACCTCGACCATGTTTCAGGACGAGGGCGTGCCGGTCTATGACGCCGACGCGGCGGTCCACGCGCTCTACGCCAGCGGCGGAGCCGCGGTCGGACCGGTCGAGGCGGCCTTCCCCGGCGTGGTGGTCGACGGCGCCATCGACCGCACGAAGCTCAGCGCGGCGGTGGTCGGTAATTCCGAAGCCCTGGCGGCGCTGGAATCGATCGTTCACCCGCTGGTCGGCGCCCACCGCATCGGCTTCTTCGAGGACGCCCGGGATCAGGGCGCCGACATCGTCGTGCTTGACATTCCCCTGCTGTTCGAGACCGGCGGCGAGCGCAAGGTCGACAAGGTGGTGGTGGTCTCGGCCCCCGCCGACCTGCAGCGCGAACGGGTCCTGGCCCGGCCGGGCATGGATGTCGCCAAGTTCGAGGCCATCCTGGCCCGCCAGACGCCGGACGCCGAAAAGCGGGCCCGCGCCGATTTCGTGATCGATACGGGCCGGGGCCTGGACGCCGCCCGCGACCAGGTCCGCGACATCCTGACTCGCCTTCGATCGGCGGCTCCGCTTGAAGGTCGGGGCGAACAAGCCCATTAG
- the aroE gene encoding shikimate dehydrogenase, with protein sequence MSLTGAAIVAGVCGQPIRHSMSPVIHNAWIAAAGLNAAYVPFGPGEDNFETFVEGLRGGAIRGLNVTIPFKEQALACADRCSDLAKLAGAANLLIFEADGAITADNTDGPGLIGAIAVQAPGFDLTASPVVILGAGGAARGAAAALALAGAPKVSIVNRTFARAEAIARSIGGVVEAASDNELDVLLAQAGLVINATSLGLGGGAGPAARLELTPTNAVVVDMVYKPLRTEFLQRAQAAGRRTVDGLEMLLRQAVPSFERFFGATPPAEVDVRALALAQLGDAAT encoded by the coding sequence ATGAGTTTGACTGGAGCCGCCATCGTCGCCGGCGTGTGTGGCCAGCCGATCCGCCACTCGATGAGCCCGGTGATCCACAACGCCTGGATCGCGGCGGCGGGGCTGAACGCGGCGTATGTCCCGTTCGGGCCCGGCGAGGACAATTTCGAGACCTTCGTCGAGGGTCTGCGTGGCGGCGCGATCCGAGGTCTCAACGTCACCATCCCGTTCAAGGAGCAGGCCCTGGCCTGCGCCGACCGCTGCAGCGACCTAGCCAAGCTGGCGGGGGCCGCCAACCTGCTGATCTTCGAGGCCGACGGCGCGATCACGGCCGACAATACCGACGGTCCGGGCCTGATCGGGGCCATCGCCGTCCAGGCGCCGGGCTTCGACCTGACCGCCTCGCCGGTGGTGATCCTCGGCGCTGGCGGCGCGGCGCGGGGCGCGGCGGCCGCCCTGGCCCTGGCCGGCGCGCCCAAGGTCAGCATCGTCAACCGCACCTTCGCCCGGGCCGAGGCTATCGCCCGTTCGATCGGCGGCGTGGTCGAGGCGGCTTCGGACAACGAGCTCGACGTCCTGCTGGCCCAAGCCGGCCTGGTGATCAACGCCACCTCCCTGGGTCTGGGCGGCGGCGCGGGCCCGGCGGCTCGGCTGGAGCTGACCCCGACAAACGCCGTCGTGGTCGACATGGTGTACAAGCCGCTGCGCACCGAGTTCCTGCAACGAGCGCAGGCCGCCGGCCGCCGGACCGTCGACGGGCTGGAGATGCTGCTGCGCCAAGCCGTCCCCAGCTTCGAGCGCTTCTTCGGCGCGACCCCGCCGGCGGAGGTCGATGTCCGGGCCCTGGCCTTGGCCCAGCTTGGAGACGCCGCGACATGA
- a CDS encoding Maf family protein yields the protein MSSPPITLASKSSARQAILRNAGVVFEAVGSGVDEDTAKAGLLAEGASPRDVADALAELKAFKVSTKRPGLVIGSDQTLELDGALFDKVDTVEAARERLIQLRGKVHKLHSAVVVARDGQPIWRVVETTKLSVRPFSDAWLDGYLARNAPDILSSVGCYFLEGEGVQMFDRIDGDYFAILGLPVVGLFDFLRLHGALEA from the coding sequence ATGAGCTCGCCCCCCATTACCTTGGCGTCGAAGAGTTCGGCCCGCCAGGCGATCCTGCGCAACGCCGGCGTCGTGTTCGAAGCCGTGGGCTCCGGCGTCGACGAAGACACGGCCAAGGCCGGCCTGCTGGCCGAAGGCGCCTCGCCGCGCGACGTGGCCGACGCCCTGGCCGAGCTGAAAGCGTTCAAGGTCTCGACCAAGCGGCCCGGCCTGGTGATCGGCTCGGACCAGACCCTGGAGCTGGACGGCGCCCTGTTCGACAAGGTCGATACGGTCGAGGCGGCGCGCGAGCGACTGATCCAGTTGCGCGGCAAGGTCCACAAGCTGCACTCGGCCGTGGTCGTGGCCCGTGACGGGCAGCCGATCTGGCGCGTGGTCGAGACCACCAAGCTGTCGGTCCGCCCCTTCAGCGACGCCTGGCTGGACGGCTATCTGGCGCGCAACGCCCCTGACATCCTGTCCTCGGTCGGCTGCTATTTCCTCGAAGGCGAGGGCGTGCAGATGTTCGACCGCATCGACGGCGACTATTTCGCCATCCTCGGCCTGCCCGTCGTCGGCCTGTTCGACTTCCTGCGTCTTCATGGAGCCCTCGAGGCATGA